From the genome of Streptococcus lutetiensis, one region includes:
- a CDS encoding GDSL-type esterase/lipase family protein — protein sequence MTGFQELYHKADVTEFRNKVLADQQVQLWEKYDALNKLVKQPNIVFAGDSITEYFPIHEMLISNFPLYNRGVHGINSLQLLEHLHTQVLDLRPSKVVLLIGVNDLKIRHPEEVCETIETIMATIQQKLPETEIILLSVFPMNESPRFVRTPNHRNNDSINQLNNLLSNLSKEGVTYLNIHDSLCDESGHLPLTCTIDGLHLNVTGYRVVSEILSVYL from the coding sequence ATGACTGGTTTTCAAGAACTATATCACAAAGCTGATGTGACAGAATTTCGCAACAAAGTTTTAGCTGACCAACAAGTACAGTTGTGGGAAAAATACGACGCTTTGAACAAACTGGTAAAACAGCCAAATATTGTCTTTGCTGGAGATTCTATCACTGAATATTTTCCAATTCACGAAATGCTGATATCTAATTTTCCGCTTTATAACCGTGGTGTTCATGGGATTAACAGTTTGCAGCTCTTAGAACATCTGCATACGCAGGTTTTAGATTTGCGTCCAAGTAAGGTAGTTTTGCTCATTGGGGTTAATGATTTAAAGATCAGACATCCAGAAGAAGTGTGTGAAACAATTGAGACAATCATGGCTACTATTCAACAAAAATTGCCTGAAACTGAGATTATCTTACTTTCTGTCTTTCCAATGAATGAGTCACCAAGATTTGTTCGCACACCAAATCATCGTAATAATGATAGCATCAATCAATTAAATAATTTGCTATCTAATTTGTCAAAAGAAGGTGTAACCTACCTCAATATTCACGATTCCTTGTGTGACGAAAGTGGTCATTTGCCACTAACTTGTACAATTGATGGCCTTCACCTTAATGTCACTGGTTATCGTGTGGTGTCTGAAATTTTGTCAGTGTATTTGTAG
- a CDS encoding Cof-type HAD-IIB family hydrolase, whose protein sequence is MIVKVIATDMDGTFLTDKKTYDKVLFERLFDHFMAEGIKFVVASGNQYRQIIQQFPKHKHLMSFVAENGGHIIENGRTLQEEFETVEAISALVNYIEKHYPDTVINLAGKASSYLPKSTPKKIKDLLSYYLPVLKYVDNLHPIPDDDYFKVTLLVRDELTFQVRDEINTLFADYQLTATSSGFGCIDVIPSHVHKGTGLDFLLNHWGYGPENLMVFGDGGNDIEMLKLAKYSFAMANAPQEIKNVASYQAPSNQENGVLQVLANHFLNEGDS, encoded by the coding sequence ATGATAGTAAAAGTAATTGCAACCGATATGGACGGAACCTTTTTAACAGATAAAAAGACTTATGATAAGGTTTTATTTGAGCGTTTGTTTGATCATTTTATGGCAGAAGGCATCAAATTCGTGGTGGCAAGTGGTAATCAGTATCGTCAGATTATCCAACAATTTCCCAAACATAAACATCTAATGTCTTTTGTGGCTGAAAATGGCGGTCACATCATTGAAAATGGTCGAACTTTGCAGGAAGAATTTGAAACAGTAGAAGCTATCTCAGCTTTGGTTAATTATATCGAGAAACATTATCCTGATACGGTGATTAACTTGGCAGGAAAGGCATCGTCATACTTGCCAAAGTCGACACCGAAAAAAATTAAGGATTTGCTTAGCTATTATTTGCCTGTTTTAAAATACGTTGATAATCTACATCCAATTCCTGATGATGATTATTTTAAAGTCACTTTACTGGTTCGTGATGAATTGACCTTCCAAGTGAGAGATGAAATTAACACTTTATTTGCGGATTATCAACTAACGGCAACCTCTAGTGGTTTTGGTTGTATTGATGTCATTCCATCGCATGTGCATAAAGGAACTGGCCTTGATTTCTTGCTCAATCACTGGGGCTATGGTCCTGAAAATCTGATGGTTTTTGGTGATGGTGGCAATGATATTGAGATGTTAAAACTGGCGAAATACTCTTTTGCTATGGCAAATGCTCCACAGGAAATTAAAAATGTAGCCAGCTATCAAGCTCCGTCAAATCAAGAAAATGGTGTCTTACAAGTCTTAGCTAATCATTTTTTGAACGAGGGTGATTCGTGA
- the celB gene encoding PTS cellobiose transporter subunit IIC: MFEFLEKYLMGPMAKISAWRPVRAIVAAGMASIPFTIVGSMFLVLSIIPQAFPIPALTSIWANSVDKIAPLYLQAYNCTMGILSLYFAIVIGYEYTKIFADEEDLNVDPVYGALLSVFAFFLTIPELLVKNGAFDYLNVKGATINGWTVGGNSLARLSTSGMFTAILMSILAVQLYRVCIKRNWVVKMPDAVPSGVSRSFSALIPCAFVALVVLVIDGVFIALGTDIYNVVAIPFGFVRHIANSWLGIVVIYLLVHVLWIVGIHGANIVMSLVTPILLSNMAENVDGAHIAFAGEFTNSYVIVGGSGAMLLACVWLAVAAKSSQLKMLGRAAMVPAIFNINEPLIFGLPVVYNPILALPFIIAPIVSASIAYWSIKIGFAAVSILQTPWPTPIGLGAYIGTGGNIGTVITALVCALAAFFVWFPFLKMYDLKLLKEESVEA, from the coding sequence ATGTTTGAATTTTTAGAAAAGTACTTGATGGGGCCGATGGCTAAAATATCTGCTTGGCGTCCTGTTCGTGCAATTGTTGCCGCTGGTATGGCAAGTATTCCGTTTACTATCGTCGGATCTATGTTCCTTGTCTTGAGCATTATCCCACAAGCCTTTCCAATTCCTGCCTTAACATCAATTTGGGCAAACTCAGTTGATAAAATTGCACCTCTTTACTTGCAAGCTTACAACTGTACAATGGGTATCTTGTCTCTATACTTTGCCATTGTTATTGGTTATGAGTATACAAAAATCTTTGCTGATGAAGAAGATTTGAACGTTGATCCAGTATACGGTGCTCTACTTTCAGTATTTGCCTTCTTCTTGACAATTCCAGAATTGCTTGTTAAAAATGGTGCATTTGACTACTTGAACGTCAAAGGTGCTACAATCAATGGTTGGACTGTTGGTGGTAACAGCTTGGCTCGTTTGTCAACATCTGGTATGTTTACAGCAATCTTAATGTCTATCCTTGCTGTTCAACTTTACCGTGTATGTATCAAACGTAACTGGGTTGTTAAAATGCCAGATGCTGTACCATCAGGTGTTTCTCGCTCATTCTCAGCTTTGATTCCATGTGCTTTCGTAGCTCTTGTTGTTCTTGTTATCGATGGTGTATTCATCGCTCTTGGTACTGATATCTACAACGTTGTTGCTATTCCATTTGGTTTCGTTCGTCACATCGCAAACTCTTGGCTTGGTATTGTGGTTATTTACCTTCTTGTTCACGTTTTGTGGATTGTAGGTATCCACGGTGCTAACATCGTCATGAGTCTTGTTACCCCAATCCTTTTGTCAAACATGGCAGAAAACGTTGACGGAGCTCACATTGCCTTTGCAGGTGAATTCACAAACTCATACGTTATCGTGGGTGGTTCTGGTGCAATGCTTCTTGCTTGTGTATGGCTTGCAGTAGCAGCTAAATCATCACAACTTAAAATGCTTGGTCGTGCAGCTATGGTTCCTGCAATCTTCAACATCAACGAACCGTTGATCTTTGGTCTTCCTGTTGTTTACAACCCAATTCTTGCCCTTCCATTCATTATCGCACCAATCGTATCTGCTTCAATCGCATACTGGTCAATCAAAATTGGCTTTGCCGCAGTATCAATCCTCCAAACTCCCTGGCCAACTCCAATCGGTCTTGGTGCTTACATCGGAACTGGTGGTAACATCGGTACCGTTATCACAGCTCTTGTCTGTGCCCTAGCAGCATTCTTTGTTTGGTTCCCATTCCTTAAAATGTACGATTTGAAACTTCTCAAAGAAGAAAGCGTAGAAGCTTAA
- a CDS encoding PTS cellobiose transporter subunit IIA has product MNSEELQVAAFEIILNSGNARSIVHEAFDAMREGNYALAEEKLKESNDELLKAHQSQTHLLQEYAGGKEVNVEIIMVHAQDHLMTTMTLREVGLEMLELYKKIG; this is encoded by the coding sequence ATGAATTCAGAAGAATTGCAAGTAGCAGCATTTGAGATTATCTTAAATTCTGGTAACGCACGTTCAATCGTCCACGAAGCATTCGATGCGATGCGCGAAGGAAACTATGCCTTAGCAGAAGAAAAGTTAAAAGAATCAAATGACGAATTATTAAAAGCCCACCAATCACAAACACACTTGCTCCAAGAGTATGCAGGTGGTAAAGAAGTTAATGTTGAAATCATCATGGTTCATGCTCAAGACCACTTGATGACTACAATGACTCTTCGTGAAGTTGGACTTGAAATGTTAGAATTATACAAAAAAATTGGTTAG
- a CDS encoding BglG family transcription antiterminator, with product MLNKKEKQIIQYLIKDKDKFVTSKELAAQLGCSDRTIRTYYKTLIEKLDFYSGIDLVSKQGYGYKLDIVDDDAYADFLEENHINDHHNNYQNITDISDRYNYLLNKLLFEQNEIYFDDLADELFVSRSTLSSDFKKIRQKFKPYHLKIESKANKGVYVLGQERDKRRFIMDYFIDSGFINTMHSYVDNELLNQKISFEELTIIVLDECREGGLKLSDFVIQNLVIHIALAIRRITEGFRISKVSEDELVLRGLAERQIAENILKRVSVSTHIDFPADEVDYITLHLVSKGHGSACHNSEVLQEQIRQELIDSIDQINPTVKNDFQLIEGLLAHLSTMFIRLQNRVVMENPLTAEIKANYRDMYQLAERVVANMPTFSAYTLSPNEIAYIALHFMAAKERYKEQRKYNVLVICATGYGSAQMLKSRIENELGNLVSITDVIGYYEINDEKLKGIDFIVSSIALSNLIFNIPVFTVSVFLNDEELKDIKQGISNLNRSLANVENRQSELSVSDVFDDYFSEDYFFLLSDASKEEVLQKLAQSISQNENEQFEERLLNMMKQRESMSSIVFGKNIAVPHPLKAVGSKHHFAVAIVKNGVKWDEQYLSIKIIFLMSMSIHDNDGLPELTSAIVDLVDNPKLQEQMLACQSFDEFKKIFLTI from the coding sequence GTGTTAAATAAAAAAGAAAAGCAGATTATTCAATATCTTATTAAAGATAAGGATAAATTCGTTACTAGTAAAGAACTAGCAGCGCAATTAGGATGTTCGGATAGAACAATTAGAACTTACTATAAAACACTTATTGAAAAATTAGATTTTTACTCAGGCATTGATTTGGTTTCCAAACAAGGTTACGGCTACAAGTTAGACATCGTAGATGATGATGCTTATGCTGATTTCTTAGAGGAAAATCATATCAATGACCATCACAATAACTACCAAAACATTACTGATATCAGTGATCGTTACAATTATCTGCTAAATAAACTTTTGTTTGAACAAAATGAAATTTATTTTGATGATTTAGCTGATGAGTTGTTTGTTAGTCGATCAACATTATCTAGTGATTTTAAAAAGATAAGACAAAAATTTAAACCTTATCATTTGAAAATTGAAAGCAAAGCCAATAAAGGGGTTTACGTCTTAGGACAAGAACGTGATAAACGTCGTTTCATCATGGATTACTTTATTGATTCTGGTTTTATTAACACCATGCATTCATATGTTGACAATGAGCTGCTTAATCAAAAGATTTCTTTTGAAGAGTTAACCATCATTGTTCTGGATGAATGTCGGGAAGGTGGTCTTAAATTATCAGACTTTGTGATTCAAAATCTAGTCATCCACATTGCTTTAGCGATTCGTCGCATTACCGAAGGTTTTCGCATTAGCAAGGTGTCAGAAGATGAACTGGTACTGAGAGGTTTGGCAGAACGTCAAATTGCTGAAAATATTTTAAAACGTGTTTCAGTATCTACGCACATTGATTTTCCAGCAGATGAAGTTGATTATATTACTCTCCACTTGGTTTCAAAAGGTCACGGGAGTGCTTGTCACAATTCAGAAGTTTTGCAAGAGCAGATACGTCAGGAATTGATTGACAGTATTGACCAAATTAATCCAACTGTTAAGAATGACTTCCAATTGATTGAGGGCTTACTTGCTCATCTATCAACTATGTTCATTCGCTTGCAAAATAGGGTTGTTATGGAAAATCCTTTGACAGCGGAAATTAAAGCCAATTATCGCGACATGTATCAACTAGCTGAACGTGTTGTAGCTAATATGCCAACTTTCAGTGCTTACACTTTATCACCAAATGAAATCGCCTACATTGCTCTGCATTTTATGGCTGCCAAAGAAAGATACAAAGAACAACGTAAATACAATGTTCTTGTCATCTGTGCTACGGGATACGGCAGTGCTCAAATGCTTAAGAGCCGAATTGAAAACGAGCTCGGGAACTTGGTTTCGATTACGGATGTGATTGGTTATTATGAAATCAACGATGAAAAGTTAAAAGGAATTGATTTTATCGTTTCTTCTATTGCCTTATCAAACTTGATTTTCAATATTCCAGTCTTTACGGTTTCAGTTTTCTTAAATGATGAAGAGTTAAAGGATATTAAACAGGGAATCTCTAATTTGAATAGGTCTTTAGCAAATGTAGAAAATCGTCAATCAGAACTCAGTGTAAGCGATGTGTTTGATGATTACTTCTCAGAAGACTATTTCTTTCTACTATCGGACGCTTCAAAAGAAGAGGTATTGCAAAAACTAGCTCAGAGCATTTCACAAAATGAAAATGAGCAATTTGAGGAACGACTTCTTAATATGATGAAACAGCGGGAATCTATGAGTTCCATTGTATTCGGGAAAAACATTGCCGTACCTCATCCTTTGAAAGCCGTCGGTAGCAAACATCATTTTGCGGTAGCAATTGTCAAAAATGGTGTGAAATGGGATGAACAATATCTATCAATCAAAATTATCTTTTTAATGTCAATGTCAATTCATGATAATGATGGACTACCAGAGTTGACATCTGCCATTGTTGATTTGGTTGATAATCCAAAACTTCAAGAACAAATGTTAGCTTGCCAATCATTTGATGAATTTAAAAAAATATTTTTAACGATTTAA
- a CDS encoding PTS cellobiose transporter subunit IIB, translating to MAKQALIICAGGMSSSMIAKKTMTYLQEKGEDIEMDAVGVPEGQKRIEADKYDLYLVSPQTKMNFKQLADAAAKTNKPIVQIPPQAYIPIPMGIEKMAALVKENI from the coding sequence ATGGCTAAACAAGCTTTAATTATCTGTGCAGGCGGTATGTCATCATCAATGATTGCTAAAAAAACAATGACATATCTTCAAGAAAAAGGTGAAGATATTGAAATGGATGCTGTTGGGGTTCCAGAAGGACAAAAACGTATCGAAGCTGATAAATACGATTTGTACCTTGTCAGCCCACAAACTAAAATGAACTTTAAACAATTGGCAGATGCAGCTGCTAAAACAAACAAACCAATCGTTCAAATTCCACCACAAGCTTACATTCCAATCCCAATGGGTATTGAAAAAATGGCAGCTTTGGTAAAAGAAAACATCTAA
- a CDS encoding SemiSWEET transporter, which produces MIGYIAACLTTFGFLPQMIKVLKTKDVESISLGMYTMSVTGMALWLAHGISVSDPALIVANTISVALAGIILICKIIYK; this is translated from the coding sequence ATGATTGGGTATATTGCGGCTTGTTTGACAACATTTGGTTTTTTGCCACAAATGATCAAGGTTTTAAAAACCAAAGACGTTGAATCCATTTCACTTGGCATGTATACCATGTCAGTCACTGGGATGGCATTGTGGTTGGCACATGGAATTTCTGTTTCAGATCCAGCTTTAATTGTTGCCAATACCATCTCAGTTGCCTTAGCAGGAATTATCCTTATTTGTAAAATAATTTATAAATAA
- a CDS encoding 6-phospho-beta-glucosidase produces MAKLPDNFLWGGAVAAHQLEGGWKEGGKGLSVADVMTAGRHGVPREITDGVVEGKYYPNHEAIDFYHHYKEDIALFAEMGFKCFRTSIAWTRIFPNGDELEPNEAGLQFYDDLFDECLKHGIEPVVTLSHFELPYHLVKEYGGFTNRKLVDFFVRFAETCFRRYKDKVKYWMTFNEINNQANYQEDFAPFTNSGIVYKEGDDREAIMYQAAHYELVASARAVKIGREINPDFQIDCMIAMCPIYPATCNPKDILMAQKAMEKRYYFTDVHVHGFYPNHILKYWERKGINVDVTEEDLADLKEGTVDYIGFSYYMSFAIDSHRENNPYFDYLETEDLIKNKYVKASEWGWQIDPEGLRYSLNWFTDMYHLPLFIVENGFGAIDQVEEDGMVHDDYRIDYLGAHIKEMIKAVDEDGVDLMGYTPWGCIDLVSASTGEMRKRYGFIYVDKDDEGNGTYKRTPKLSFDWYKKVIASNGEEV; encoded by the coding sequence ATGGCTAAGTTACCAGATAATTTTTTGTGGGGTGGTGCAGTTGCTGCTCACCAACTTGAAGGTGGATGGAAAGAAGGAGGAAAAGGACTCAGTGTTGCTGACGTGATGACAGCTGGTCGTCATGGTGTTCCTCGTGAAATCACTGACGGTGTGGTTGAAGGTAAATATTATCCAAACCACGAAGCGATTGATTTCTATCACCACTATAAAGAAGATATTGCTTTGTTTGCTGAAATGGGCTTCAAATGCTTCCGTACATCAATTGCATGGACACGTATCTTCCCAAATGGTGATGAATTAGAACCAAATGAAGCAGGTTTGCAATTCTACGATGATTTATTTGACGAATGCTTAAAACACGGTATCGAACCTGTTGTTACTTTGTCTCACTTTGAATTGCCATATCACTTGGTTAAAGAATATGGTGGTTTCACTAACCGTAAATTGGTTGATTTCTTTGTTCGTTTTGCAGAAACATGCTTCCGTCGCTACAAAGATAAAGTTAAATATTGGATGACTTTCAATGAAATCAATAACCAAGCAAACTATCAAGAAGATTTTGCACCATTTACAAACTCTGGTATTGTCTACAAAGAAGGCGATGACCGCGAAGCAATTATGTATCAAGCTGCTCATTATGAATTGGTAGCATCTGCGCGTGCGGTTAAAATTGGTCGTGAAATCAACCCTGATTTTCAAATTGATTGTATGATTGCCATGTGTCCAATTTACCCTGCAACATGTAATCCAAAAGATATTCTAATGGCACAAAAAGCCATGGAAAAACGTTATTACTTCACTGATGTACACGTTCATGGTTTCTACCCAAATCATATTCTTAAATACTGGGAACGTAAAGGAATCAATGTTGATGTGACTGAAGAAGACTTGGCAGATTTGAAAGAGGGAACTGTTGATTACATCGGATTCTCATACTACATGTCATTTGCAATCGATTCTCACCGCGAAAACAACCCATACTTTGACTACCTTGAAACAGAAGATTTGATTAAAAATAAATACGTCAAAGCGTCTGAATGGGGTTGGCAAATTGACCCAGAAGGTCTTCGTTATAGCCTGAATTGGTTTACTGATATGTACCACTTGCCACTTTTCATCGTGGAAAATGGTTTTGGTGCTATTGACCAAGTAGAAGAAGATGGCATGGTTCATGATGATTATCGTATTGATTACCTTGGTGCTCACATCAAAGAAATGATTAAAGCTGTCGACGAAGACGGTGTTGATTTGATGGGATACACTCCATGGGGTTGTATCGATCTTGTCTCAGCAAGTACAGGTGAAATGCGCAAACGTTATGGTTTCATCTATGTTGATAAAGATGACGAAGGTAACGGTACTTACAAACGTACACCAAAATTGTCATTTGATTGGTATAAGAAAGTCATTGCTTCTAACGGTGAAGAAGTCTAA
- a CDS encoding ABC1 kinase family protein, whose product MSGRRLREIIGAFSSVGLTSLIEKGKAAEDKSTPRELRLAFEKLGPSFVKIGQILSTRSDIFPEAYVRELSKLQSNVLPLPTELVMEAIEAELTGPVSAYFSEIRPEPLASGSVAQTHRARLLNGKDVIIKIQRPNLPEIIEEDLTLLIRLSRRIPKAFLPMVDLPEVLQQIKESLTREIDFRNEAQAMITFAELNQSSKCIASPEVYGEFTTPRLIVEDYVSGIPINHYDELIKAGYDLEDIGRKLMLSFIKQVFKDGFFHGDPHPGNLFISDDKIYFIDFGIMGKLDNGMRVALNDILYSFTAQDIEGMMKGILSITSFDTSMNKSALAQDVERMLAKYSSLDIGVLSITDLIEDLLNVFVKNGLKASPQITILEKAALQIEGIFRELAPEVDLMTLAKNYFLENMGPDMLKQALNKETLLIELFYQLKNGKNIPRRLNQLLEQVLNGRILVNHDLYDYTNRIKFFNRVVNRFVLSLLFFAVLISAVILSFNQNLEILSNGLFVLALLLFLWDLVLILKK is encoded by the coding sequence ATGTCAGGTAGACGCTTAAGAGAAATCATTGGTGCCTTTAGTTCAGTAGGGTTAACCTCTTTAATCGAAAAAGGAAAAGCAGCAGAAGATAAATCAACGCCTCGTGAGCTTCGCTTAGCGTTTGAAAAATTAGGACCAAGTTTTGTTAAAATTGGTCAGATCCTTTCGACAAGAAGTGATATTTTCCCAGAAGCTTATGTTAGAGAATTGAGCAAGTTACAGAGCAATGTACTTCCACTTCCAACGGAATTGGTCATGGAAGCCATTGAGGCTGAGCTTACTGGTCCTGTTTCTGCGTATTTTTCTGAAATCAGACCTGAGCCACTTGCTAGTGGCTCAGTTGCTCAGACGCATCGAGCTCGTTTGCTAAATGGGAAAGATGTTATTATCAAAATTCAACGCCCAAATCTGCCAGAAATTATCGAGGAAGACTTGACACTTTTGATTCGCCTTTCAAGACGTATCCCAAAAGCATTCCTTCCAATGGTAGACTTACCAGAGGTTTTGCAGCAAATCAAAGAAAGCTTGACACGTGAAATTGATTTTCGCAATGAAGCACAAGCAATGATTACCTTTGCTGAATTGAACCAATCAAGTAAATGTATTGCCAGTCCAGAGGTGTATGGTGAGTTTACGACGCCACGATTGATTGTTGAAGATTACGTCTCAGGGATTCCAATCAATCACTATGATGAGTTAATCAAGGCGGGTTATGACCTTGAAGATATCGGTCGAAAACTCATGCTTAGCTTTATTAAGCAAGTCTTTAAAGATGGATTTTTCCATGGAGACCCTCACCCAGGTAATCTTTTTATCTCAGACGATAAGATTTATTTTATTGATTTTGGGATTATGGGAAAACTTGATAATGGCATGCGCGTGGCCTTAAATGATATTCTTTATAGCTTTACAGCACAAGACATCGAAGGTATGATGAAAGGTATTTTGTCTATCACAAGCTTTGACACGTCCATGAACAAGTCAGCGCTTGCCCAAGATGTGGAACGCATGCTGGCCAAATATTCTAGCCTAGATATTGGTGTCTTGTCTATCACAGATTTGATTGAAGATTTGTTAAATGTCTTTGTCAAAAACGGACTCAAAGCGTCACCACAGATTACCATTTTAGAAAAAGCTGCTCTGCAAATTGAAGGCATTTTCCGCGAATTAGCTCCAGAAGTTGACCTCATGACCCTTGCTAAGAATTATTTCCTAGAAAATATGGGACCTGACATGCTTAAGCAAGCTTTGAACAAAGAAACCTTGCTTATCGAGCTATTTTATCAACTAAAAAATGGTAAGAATATCCCGCGTCGTCTCAATCAACTCCTGGAACAAGTCTTAAATGGACGTATTTTAGTTAACCATGATTTATACGATTACACCAACCGTATTAAGTTTTTTAATCGTGTGGTTAACCGCTTTGTTTTGAGTTTGCTCTTTTTTGCCGTATTGATAAGTGCTGTGATTTTGAGTTTTAATCAAAACTTAGAAATCCTATCAAATGGCCTTTTTGTCTTAGCTTTGTTGCTCTTTTTGTGGGACTTAGTCCTCATTCTCAAAAAATGA
- a CDS encoding phasin family protein — protein MEELKKVLLAGIGLTSMTLEKADAFVKELVKKGRLTVGEGKELQSELKRRSEDEAQAFLDQLNAKTKPVQYATKEDVSRLEDKIDALLKKSNILN, from the coding sequence ATGGAAGAATTGAAAAAAGTTCTCTTAGCCGGTATTGGTTTGACGTCTATGACTTTGGAAAAAGCTGACGCTTTTGTAAAAGAGTTAGTCAAAAAAGGACGCCTCACTGTTGGCGAAGGAAAAGAATTGCAGTCTGAACTAAAACGTCGAAGTGAAGATGAAGCACAAGCTTTTTTAGATCAATTAAATGCTAAAACAAAACCTGTTCAATATGCTACCAAAGAAGATGTTTCTCGTCTTGAAGACAAAATTGACGCTCTTTTGAAGAAGTCAAATATCTTAAATTAG
- a CDS encoding AraC family transcriptional regulator, with translation MKQADPAHEIKIDESKHLLPYDYYSTVVENGRPDVLFHWHPEVEINYIYEGSARFHIDYDYFNSQAGDIILIRPNGMYSIHPLENQKHVTDTFRFHLDMIGYSIVDQVSLRYLQPLQTSLYKFVPRIQPGMEGYEEIKECLFTIFELSKNEGRHFELLLKSKLNEFLYLLFYYRYVLRKHTDDTYRKNEQIRELIDFINNNYQKNLSIDYLSQFMGYSKTHFMAVFKQHTGSSCTEFIIQVRLNKACDMLINTSNPVLEIATAVGFNNLSNFNRQFKRYYELTPSQYRKQFSKRKESRVLINPARKSH, from the coding sequence ATGAAACAAGCAGATCCAGCTCACGAAATTAAAATAGATGAAAGCAAGCACCTTCTACCTTATGATTATTACAGTACAGTGGTTGAAAACGGACGTCCTGACGTTCTTTTCCACTGGCATCCAGAAGTTGAAATCAATTATATTTATGAAGGTTCAGCTCGCTTTCACATCGATTACGATTATTTTAACAGTCAAGCAGGTGATATTATCCTCATACGACCAAATGGGATGTACTCTATTCACCCGTTAGAAAACCAGAAACATGTCACTGATACTTTTCGCTTTCACTTAGACATGATTGGTTATTCTATTGTGGACCAAGTTAGTCTTCGTTACTTGCAACCTTTGCAGACTAGTCTTTATAAATTTGTTCCGCGCATTCAACCAGGAATGGAAGGCTATGAGGAAATCAAAGAATGTCTCTTCACCATTTTTGAGCTTTCAAAAAACGAAGGACGTCATTTTGAACTGCTACTCAAATCAAAACTTAATGAATTTCTATATTTACTCTTTTACTATCGTTACGTTCTTCGCAAGCACACTGATGATACTTATCGTAAAAATGAACAGATTCGTGAATTGATTGACTTTATCAATAACAATTATCAAAAGAATCTCTCTATTGATTACCTTTCTCAATTCATGGGATATAGTAAAACACACTTTATGGCGGTCTTTAAACAACATACGGGAAGCTCTTGTACTGAGTTCATCATTCAAGTTCGCCTGAACAAAGCTTGCGATATGTTGATTAACACCTCAAATCCAGTTCTTGAAATTGCTACGGCTGTTGGTTTTAATAACTTGTCAAATTTCAACCGACAATTTAAACGTTACTACGAACTAACACCAAGTCAATACCGCAAACAATTCAGTAAACGAAAAGAAAGTCGTGTCTTAATCAACCCTGCAAGAAAATCTCATTAA